The Vibrio pomeroyi genome window below encodes:
- a CDS encoding efflux RND transporter periplasmic adaptor subunit encodes MYRASLVLLTALAGLSGCGKELPPVPEPESRPAKLFTVSVGNNAFERSFPATTEAGDKAVLAFRVPGLLQTIDVTSGQQVTKGDKLATLNPDEYQLLEKQARANFKLADVQYQRSIKLRKDRVVSEQDFDQAKANHNSAKAVLNQAKANLRYTTLVAPYDGTISIIPAENHEYIAAKQGVMNIQTNQILKVVFLLPDQLITRFSSGFETDATMVFDAFPENPYVLTFQEVDTEADPKTGSYKVTMVMERPTDIGILPGMSGTVRLVSAQAAATKIPTSAMITDGDDVSVWRVNNDGIVENVAIVIDEKRHIVSGLNDGDRIVTSGVNGLEPGVKVREWIKERGL; translated from the coding sequence ATGTATAGAGCCTCCCTTGTCCTATTGACGGCCTTAGCTGGGTTGTCTGGGTGTGGTAAGGAGCTTCCTCCCGTACCTGAGCCTGAATCTAGACCCGCCAAACTCTTCACTGTCTCCGTTGGCAATAATGCCTTTGAACGTAGTTTCCCTGCCACCACAGAAGCTGGTGATAAAGCCGTTCTTGCGTTCCGTGTTCCTGGGTTACTTCAGACTATCGATGTCACATCGGGTCAACAGGTTACCAAAGGTGACAAACTTGCAACGCTTAACCCTGATGAATATCAGCTGTTAGAAAAGCAAGCAAGAGCCAACTTTAAACTTGCCGATGTTCAATACCAACGTTCGATTAAGCTGCGTAAAGACCGAGTGGTTTCAGAGCAAGATTTCGATCAAGCGAAAGCTAACCACAACTCGGCTAAAGCTGTCTTGAACCAAGCTAAAGCTAACCTGCGTTACACCACTCTGGTTGCGCCTTACGATGGAACGATTTCCATCATTCCTGCTGAGAACCATGAATACATCGCCGCGAAACAAGGTGTGATGAATATTCAAACTAATCAGATTCTTAAAGTCGTTTTCTTATTACCCGACCAACTTATCACGCGCTTTTCTTCAGGGTTTGAAACCGATGCAACCATGGTATTTGATGCGTTTCCTGAGAACCCTTACGTTTTGACTTTCCAAGAAGTTGATACCGAAGCGGATCCAAAAACGGGTTCATACAAGGTAACCATGGTAATGGAAAGACCAACCGATATCGGTATTTTACCGGGAATGTCTGGCACGGTAAGACTTGTTTCTGCGCAAGCTGCTGCGACCAAAATCCCTACGTCGGCAATGATAACTGATGGCGATGATGTGTCTGTATGGCGCGTAAACAACGACGGAATTGTTGAGAACGTAGCAATCGTTATTGATGAAAAACGCCACATCGTCTCTGGATTGAATGATGGAGACCGCATTGTCACTTCAGGCGTTAATGGACTTGAGCCGGGCGTGAAAGTCCGAGAGTGGATCAAGGAAAGGGGGCTATAA